The following is a genomic window from Myxococcales bacterium.
GAATATATTTCATATTAAAAAAAATAATCAAAAACTCTCAATCGCTTATGCATAACAATTTGAGATATTTTTACAATATTTAACATGCCTACGCAGCACATAGTTATTTAGCTATTATTTATAACCGTTCAGCCAGACTGCACCGGGTTTATTTTTAGCTTGAAACAAAATAAGGACGCCCCAAAAAACAAAACGAGTAAAAAACATAATGATATTGAGCTACTAGCTTTCAATGTGAATTTTGGATACGCTCAGCAAAAAATAGAGGGAATAGACAGGCTTGAACAACTAAAATAATATTGCAAACAGGATTAAATAGGTTAATCATTCTAAAATTTAGTCAGTTAACCAAAAAATATTGAATATACCTGTCTACCTCTCCTAACTTCTTCACGGGTGTTTTTGTGAGGACCACGGTTTTATTCATGGCCTATTGCTCTCACAAGAGAAACTACTATCCATAAGAATAGTTTTAGTCAATAAACTACTCTTAAAAATATTTTTTTGAGTGATTTTTTTGTTCAGCGCAACCTACTATGTGGTGTGATTTATTGTTGAGACCGCGCGCAACGGAGTTATGGTGAATCTAAAAAACAACCCAAACGCAAAGACTATTGGCACCAGATTTCGCTCAGCACGTTCTTTGGTACCTAATTTAAATAGAAAACTATTTTGCGAACGCCATGGAATTAATCGATACACCATGCAGTCATGGGAAAATGGTTTACATGTTTCTAAAGGAAAAAATGTCGAAAGATTTATTGAAGCACTAGCCAAGGAAGGTATCGCTTGCACAGCTGAGTGGCTCATCGATGGCATAGGCGAACCCGCACGCCCCATTTCTGATGCTCGTTTAGTAGAGATCTTCTCTTCTCCCAACCCTCAACAAGACCTACTCCATGAATGTTATGAGCAAATTTTTCAACAACTTGCCTCTTTCTATGAAGAAATCAACAAAAATACAGTTAAAATAAGGGTTAATGATGAGAGCATGGCTCCTAAATTTCGCGAAGGCGATTGGCTTTTAGGTGCTGATATTACGGATACCCCAGCAGATGCTCACCAAAAATTTTGCATTATTGAACTTGGCCCCCAACGTTTTTTAATTAGAAAAGTATTTCATACCAAGGATCACTTTTTATTAACAGCTCTAGATGAAAGAATACCTACTCTTAGCTTAGGAACTGCAACAAAAATCTATGAAATTATCTGGCACATGCTTGAACAATGATTAATTGCGCCCAAAGAGGCTTGCCTAAGTGAATAATACAGGCAATAAGTGGTGGTGAATAATTTTATGAGGTTAAGTTATGGCTAAAAAAGGCAAACGAGAATTGATTAAACTTGAGTCCACTCTTGGTACTGGTTATTTTTATGTGACAGTCAAAAACAAGCAAACAACCAAGGACAAGATTGAAATCAATAAATACGATCCTAAAGCTCGCAAACACGCTCCTTTTAAGGAAGTAAAACTTAAGTAACTTCTCAATATAAGCTTGCCCGAGCAAACACTTCAATAAGCTGCAAACTTAGTATCTTGCAGCTGCTACACCGATTCAACTCTAGCCCTCAGGGGGATGTGATGACGAAGCAGTATGACCTCGTAGTGATTGGTGCAGGGCCTGGTGGCTATGTTGCCGCTGCAAGAGCGGCCTCGCTAGGTTTAAAGACGGCTGTGGTGGAAAAAGATCCAAGCCTTGGAGGCACTTGCCTTCATCGCGGCTGTATTCCCACAAAAGCCTTGCTTCATGCCGCAGATACTTTTGACGAAATCAAACACGCTCCTCGGATCGGTATTAAAACTGCCGGCGTAGAAGTCGATTGGAGTGAAATACAAAAATATAAAGCTCGGATTATCAACTCTAATGCTGGCGGTGTCGCTCACCTGATGAAAAGCAAAAAGATTGATGTCTTTAACGGCTTTGGCTCCTTGAAAGATAAAAATACCGTAGTCATAAAAAACGAAAAAGAAACGCAAAGCATTAGCTGCAAAAATATTTTGCTTGCTGTTGGTTCAAAACCGCGTGATTTCCCCAATACCAAAGCTTCACCGCGAATTTTAAACTCCGACACTATCTTAGAATTAAAACAGATCCCTGGCTCGCTCACCATCATCGGTGGTGGAGTCATCGGTATCGAGTTTGCTTCTATCTTCAGCCGCTTTGGTACTAAGGTGAACATTATTGAGGCCATGCCTAGGCCACTTGCACCAGCCGATCATGCCTGTTCTAAAGAACTTCAGACACAGCTAGAAAAGCAAGGTGTCAATTTCTATGTCAATGCACGCGTGTCTAAGGTATCGAATAAGTCTGAACAAGCTCATGTGACTTTTAGCGATGAAAATGGAGCTTCATTACAGATCGATAGCGATTATGTATTGATATCCATAGGTCGCATACCACTCACTGAAGGCATGGGTCTCGAAAACACTCAGGTGCAACTTGAACGAGGTTTCGTGGTCGTTGATGGCTTTATGAGAAGCACCGAGGAAAATATTTATGCCATCGGTGATTGCGTAAATACGCCTTGGCTTGCACACATCGCTTCTAAAGAAGGTGTCATTGCGGTAGAAAAAATGGCAGGACTTAATCCTACTGCGCTTAACTATGAACATACCCCTTCTTGTGTATACTCTGAGCCTCCTGTTGCTTGGGCTGGGCTTACAGAGGAACAAGCCCAAGAGCGAGGACTTGACTTTAAAGTCAGCAAATTTGATTTCATGAGAAATGGCAAAGCTGGCATTTTGTTAAAAAATCGCGGTTTCGTAAAATTTATCACTGATAAAAAATATGGTGAAATTTTAGGTGTTCACATCATAGGTCCGCAAGCTACTGAGCTTCTAGCAGAACCTGCTTTTGCCATGCAAATGGAAGCAACTATCGACGACATTGCTGCTACAGTTCACGCTCACCCAACTCTTTACGAAGCAATCTACGAGGCTGCTCTCAATGCAGTCGATCAAGCTATTCATGGCTAGCTCTGTTCTTGAGGTACGTTATTTGGGAACCCATCAACCCTACGAAGCGAGTCTTAGGTTGATGGGAGCTTTGCACCAGCAAAGAGCATGTGATGAGATTCCAGATCAATTATTGTTGCTGGAGCACAATCCAGTGATTACCATAACGCGGCAACATAAAACTCGAAGTTTAATAAGTTCCATTGATAGCATCAAAGATGATGGTATCGAATTTTTTGAGGCTGATCGCGGTGGTGATGCTACGTTTCATGGGCCAGGACAAATTGTTGGCTACCCGATCATGAAATTGAGTTCCAACTGCTATGACAGCCTTGCTCACATTGAATATTACATGCGTAGCCTTGAATATGCTCTGCTCAAAAGTTTAGAAGAGTTGGGACTAAAAAATGCTATGACTATTCCTGGCTTTGCAGGCATTTGGCTTAGACAAAAAAAATTAAAAAAACTCGTCGCTATCGGCGTTGGATTAAGTCAGGGGGTCACTAAACATGGATTTGCCCTCAACACAAGCATCGATGCCAAAAAATTTACAAAGCATATTATTCCTTGCGGTCTTAAGGATCGAGATGTTGCCACGCTTAAGGAAGCCTTTTTAGAGCAACAACTTTCTTGGCCAGATGTTTCCGTTGTGTTAACGAAGCTGGCAAGCAACATCGCACGACAATTTTCTAAAACGCTCTTTTGGCATAGCTAAGCTTTCCAGAATGGCGGATTTTTATAGGGGCTCTCGATATGGCTGATAACATAATTATGCCGCAGCTTGGTGAATCAATCGCAGAAGGAACAATCGTTAAATGGCTCAAAAAACCTGGTGATGAAGTAAAAAAAGACGAAAATATTTTACTGATTTCCACGGATAAAGTTGAGGCTGAAATTCCTTCGCCAAGTGCTGGGGTACTCCTCAGCATTACCGTTGATCAGGGACAAACTGTAGCAGTAGGCACCGTGTTAGGACAGGTTGGTCAGGCGAATGAAAAAGCAAGCGCTAATACCGCCATAGTTGAAGATAAAAAGAGCCCAGTAGATAAGCTTCCTTCTAGTGCTCCTCCTACGCCTTCGTTATCAGAAACTCAAGTAACTTCAACTCAAGCAGGTGAAGACTCTATAATCCTTGGCACTTCAGCCAATACTATGTCAAATTTTTTTTCGCCTCTTGTTCGACGCATTGCATCTGAGCATGGTGTTCAGGAAAATGAATTGGCATCCATTAATGGAAGCGGCCACGGCGGACGCGTATCGAAAAAAGATATTCTCGATTACCTGAGCACAAGAGGAAACAAAGCGCCAAGCAATGCTCTTCCTCAAACTCAAGCAGTGAGCAACCAAGCTCCTTATAGCGCCTTGCAGGGAGAAATTATTGCAAGCGATCGTCAGCTAAGCAAACCCATCTCCACCATGCGTCGAGTAATTATTGAGAATATGCTTGCCTCTCGCGCTACCAGTGCCCACGTAACAACTTTTTTTGAGATCGATTACACGGCTATCGATAAAGTACGCATGGCTCACAAAGATCAGTTCAAAAAAGATGAGCAGGTATCTCTTACCTACACCACTTTTTTAACCGCAGCTGTGTGCCAAGTGCTGAAGCGTCATCCCTACATCAACGCAAGCCTGACCAAAGATTCTATTATCTTTAAGAAAGATATTCATCTTGGCATAGCTGTATCGATCGAAAATCCAGAACCAGGACTCATGGTACCAGTAATCAAACATGCGGATAAACAAAATCTAAGAGGACTTGCCCACACAATTGCTGACTTGAGTCAGCGTGTCCGGGCTAGAAAAATTAAACCCGATGAGCTTTCAGGTGGAACTTTCACCATCACCAACCCTGGAAACTATGGAGCATTGATCGGAACCCCAATCATCAACCAACCCCAAGTAGCGATTTTAGGTGTTGGACAAATCAGCAAACAGGCAAGAGTATTAGAGGTTGATGGCACCGACGTGATCGCCATCAGGCGCATGGGACTTTTGGGACTATCTTTTGATCACCGCCTGATCGACGGTGCGACCGCAGATATATTCATGGCAGATTTAAAAAACACTTTAGAAAACTGGACGGCAACTCCATAAATGAGCACATGCACAACTACGCAATCCTTAGAGCGCCCTTCTTGGCTGCGGGTTAGAGCTCCTACGGGCGAGCGCTATCAAGAGCTTTCTCGCCTGTTGGTCAAAGAACGTCTTAACACCGTATGTTCTTCAGCCGCTTGCCCCAATATTGGCGAATGCTGGAATATTGGCACCGCAACTTTTATGATTTTAGGTAATCAATGCACAAGGGCGTGCCGTTTTTGTAATGTGCAATCCAAATTACGCCCTGGCCCAGTCGATCTCAACGAGCCAGAGCGTTTACTAAAATCTGCGATTGCTATGAACTTAAAACACGTGGTTATCACCTCAGTATCCCGTGATGATCTTGCTGATGGAGGAGCACAACAATTTGCCCGCTGTCTAAAATTACTGCGCGAGCATGCTCCCCATATGTCGACCGAAGTTCTAGTTCCCGATTTTTTAGGCAATAAAGAATGCCTAAAAATTGTTATCGATGAAAAACCAAATATTTTTAACCATAATCTTGAAACGATACGCCGCTTAACGCCAAAAATTCGCTCTGGTGCCCAATACGATCGTTCCCTTCTCCTTTTAAAGACCGCTAAGGAACTTGATCCCACAATTCAAACTAAAAGCGGTATCATGCTTGGTCTTGGTGAAAATATCGATGAAGTAAAAGTTACTCTCCAAGATTTAAAAGCCCACAACTGCGATCAGCTCACCATCGGTCAATATTTACGTCCTACCCAATGGCATCATCCTTTAGATCGCTACGCCTCGCCCGAAGAATTTACATACTTGGCGAATTTTGCTCGCGATCTAGGGTTTTCTCATGTGGAAAGCGGCCCTCTTGTTCGTTCAAGCTATCATGCAGAGCGAGGAGTAAAATAAAATTTTCTTCATTTAAAAGATAATGATCGGTGAGTCTCGCGCGTCTGATGTGTGTTCACTACAAATCATAGGCATTTTTTTATGGCTACATCTATCGCTTTGATCTGTTTGGGGCTTGCAGCAGGAATCTTAGGGGGAATTGTTGGGATCGGAGGTGGAATTATTTTGGTTCCAGCCTTGGTACTGGTTTTTGGTTTTACTCAACACATGGCCCAAGGCACTACTCTAGCAGCACTTATTCCCCCTGTTGGACTCTTTGCCGCATACGTCTATTATAAAAGCGGCCACGTCAATATTGCGGCCTCATTGTTCATTGCTTTGGGTTTTATCATAGGTGGAGCAGTAGGAGCACGTATTTCAAACCATCTTAGTCAAGAATATCTCCAAAAAGGCTTTGCTCTACTGCTTTTATTTATCTCCTTAAAAATGCTCTTTTTTATGAACAAATGACACAATTGTGGTTTGCTCAAGAAAAAGTAGGAATTTTTCTCACTGAATTATTATTTATTCAATTGCGATCTTTTTTACTGAGCCTTTTCCATGAGCCTAATATTTTTACTATTGCTTTCAGTTCTGTGCATAAATACACATGCGCATGAAGTAATTTTTCAGTATGAAACTAAGCCTATTAAATGGTACCGCAACAAAATACGATACCAAGAAAGTAAAGCTGGTGGCTCTCCCCTCACTAATCTTTACGCAACAAATAGCGTACTACATAAATATGACCAGGCGTTTGGCACTAATTCAGTAACAGTAGAAAAAGAATTTTATCATTATCCATTTGATAAAAATTTTTCACCTTATTGGTGGTTTGGATTAGGCGATGGCTTATCTGTAGCAAGTATTTTGTTTGATGCTCCCAAACACTCAGTAAGAAAAAATGGTGTTGAATTTTGTATTAATGATATCAAGGCGCTTTTAGCACTTGTTGCAAGCTCTTCACTAAAAAATATGTCTTGCTCGGAATCTATTAATTTTTTTATTAATAAAAAAATTATGCTCGGAGAACGTATAGGTACGGGTAATGAGGATAAATTTCTCAACCCTTTAAACATTTATCAGTTGCTTTCCAAGAATGAAGAGTTTTTATCAAATAATTTACCTCTTATAATCAACGTGGGCTTCGCCTTTAAAACGAATGCAGACTACGACTCGCTTGTTATACAAAGACCATTT
Proteins encoded in this region:
- the lpdA gene encoding dihydrolipoyl dehydrogenase, which encodes MTKQYDLVVIGAGPGGYVAAARAASLGLKTAVVEKDPSLGGTCLHRGCIPTKALLHAADTFDEIKHAPRIGIKTAGVEVDWSEIQKYKARIINSNAGGVAHLMKSKKIDVFNGFGSLKDKNTVVIKNEKETQSISCKNILLAVGSKPRDFPNTKASPRILNSDTILELKQIPGSLTIIGGGVIGIEFASIFSRFGTKVNIIEAMPRPLAPADHACSKELQTQLEKQGVNFYVNARVSKVSNKSEQAHVTFSDENGASLQIDSDYVLISIGRIPLTEGMGLENTQVQLERGFVVVDGFMRSTEENIYAIGDCVNTPWLAHIASKEGVIAVEKMAGLNPTALNYEHTPSCVYSEPPVAWAGLTEEQAQERGLDFKVSKFDFMRNGKAGILLKNRGFVKFITDKKYGEILGVHIIGPQATELLAEPAFAMQMEATIDDIAATVHAHPTLYEAIYEAALNAVDQAIHG
- the rpmG gene encoding 50S ribosomal protein L33, whose amino-acid sequence is MAKKGKRELIKLESTLGTGYFYVTVKNKQTTKDKIEINKYDPKARKHAPFKEVKLK
- a CDS encoding sulfite exporter TauE/SafE family protein, whose amino-acid sequence is MATSIALICLGLAAGILGGIVGIGGGIILVPALVLVFGFTQHMAQGTTLAALIPPVGLFAAYVYYKSGHVNIAASLFIALGFIIGGAVGARISNHLSQEYLQKGFALLLLFISLKMLFFMNK
- a CDS encoding 2-oxo acid dehydrogenase subunit E2 → MADNIIMPQLGESIAEGTIVKWLKKPGDEVKKDENILLISTDKVEAEIPSPSAGVLLSITVDQGQTVAVGTVLGQVGQANEKASANTAIVEDKKSPVDKLPSSAPPTPSLSETQVTSTQAGEDSIILGTSANTMSNFFSPLVRRIASEHGVQENELASINGSGHGGRVSKKDILDYLSTRGNKAPSNALPQTQAVSNQAPYSALQGEIIASDRQLSKPISTMRRVIIENMLASRATSAHVTTFFEIDYTAIDKVRMAHKDQFKKDEQVSLTYTTFLTAAVCQVLKRHPYINASLTKDSIIFKKDIHLGIAVSIENPEPGLMVPVIKHADKQNLRGLAHTIADLSQRVRARKIKPDELSGGTFTITNPGNYGALIGTPIINQPQVAILGVGQISKQARVLEVDGTDVIAIRRMGLLGLSFDHRLIDGATADIFMADLKNTLENWTATP
- the lipA gene encoding lipoyl synthase encodes the protein MSTCTTTQSLERPSWLRVRAPTGERYQELSRLLVKERLNTVCSSAACPNIGECWNIGTATFMILGNQCTRACRFCNVQSKLRPGPVDLNEPERLLKSAIAMNLKHVVITSVSRDDLADGGAQQFARCLKLLREHAPHMSTEVLVPDFLGNKECLKIVIDEKPNIFNHNLETIRRLTPKIRSGAQYDRSLLLLKTAKELDPTIQTKSGIMLGLGENIDEVKVTLQDLKAHNCDQLTIGQYLRPTQWHHPLDRYASPEEFTYLANFARDLGFSHVESGPLVRSSYHAERGVK
- the lipB gene encoding lipoyl(octanoyl) transferase LipB → MASSVLEVRYLGTHQPYEASLRLMGALHQQRACDEIPDQLLLLEHNPVITITRQHKTRSLISSIDSIKDDGIEFFEADRGGDATFHGPGQIVGYPIMKLSSNCYDSLAHIEYYMRSLEYALLKSLEELGLKNAMTIPGFAGIWLRQKKLKKLVAIGVGLSQGVTKHGFALNTSIDAKKFTKHIIPCGLKDRDVATLKEAFLEQQLSWPDVSVVLTKLASNIARQFSKTLFWHS